From Paracoccus aminovorans, one genomic window encodes:
- a CDS encoding glycosyltransferase: protein MADLIVGICRFSYLGRGDWAVYAGLERGSAAEMQARERAARTLYDPARLEMRFRSFETLTLPSIKAQRQPDFQFIVLTSPAMPPEYRSRLERLCAGDGRLHLLVSEAPDVGAAIEPLLAQLSEGGRHRLMQFRLDDDDCLGVDYMTALHRATAATRDYEALAFSMPRGLLVSHYTGAGPAWYELDKPFHSAGAALRPRSPAQCVYSFGHYALMRRFPSVLDPRFHGSLQLKLEGHDSRPVQPGPRSGLTVLQRAIFAEHLARAFPFVDMALLEELLHA, encoded by the coding sequence ATGGCGGATCTCATCGTCGGAATTTGTCGGTTTTCCTATCTCGGACGGGGGGACTGGGCCGTCTATGCCGGGCTCGAGCGCGGCTCCGCGGCCGAGATGCAGGCGCGCGAGCGTGCGGCAAGGACGCTTTACGACCCGGCCCGGCTGGAAATGCGCTTCCGCAGCTTCGAGACGCTGACGCTGCCGTCGATCAAGGCGCAGCGGCAGCCGGATTTCCAGTTCATCGTGCTGACCTCGCCCGCCATGCCGCCAGAATACCGCAGCCGGTTGGAGCGGCTTTGCGCGGGCGACGGTCGCCTCCATCTGCTGGTTTCCGAGGCGCCGGATGTCGGGGCGGCCATCGAGCCGCTGCTGGCGCAACTGTCCGAAGGCGGCCGGCACCGGCTGATGCAGTTCCGCCTGGACGATGACGACTGCCTGGGCGTCGACTACATGACCGCGCTGCATCGCGCGACGGCGGCGACGCGCGATTATGAGGCCTTGGCCTTCAGCATGCCGCGGGGGCTGCTGGTCAGCCATTACACGGGTGCCGGCCCGGCCTGGTACGAACTGGACAAGCCCTTCCATTCCGCCGGGGCGGCGCTGCGGCCGCGCAGCCCGGCGCAATGCGTTTATTCCTTCGGGCATTACGCGCTGATGCGGCGCTTTCCCAGCGTCCTGGACCCGCGCTTCCACGGCTCGCTGCAGCTGAAGCTGGAAGGTCACGACTCCCGGCCGGTCCAACCCGGGCCCCGCAGCGGGCTGACGGTGCTGCAGCGGGCCATCTTCGCCGAGCATCTGGCCCGCGCCTTTCCCTTCGTCGACATGGCGCTGCTGGAGGAATTGCTGCACGCCTAG
- a CDS encoding SufE family protein, producing MATPAFEEIAETFDFLEDWEERYRHVIELGKAMPAMEPSLQVPATKVDGCASQVWIMPRIEAGRFDFQGDSDALIVRGLIAILHALYSGVPVGEVGAIDASAELGRLGLDEHLSAQRSNGLRAMVERIRLLAAAA from the coding sequence ATGGCCACGCCGGCCTTTGAAGAAATCGCCGAGACCTTCGATTTTCTCGAGGATTGGGAAGAGCGCTATCGCCATGTCATCGAGTTGGGCAAGGCGATGCCGGCGATGGAGCCCTCGCTGCAGGTGCCGGCCACCAAGGTCGACGGCTGCGCCAGCCAGGTCTGGATCATGCCGCGCATCGAGGCCGGCCGCTTCGACTTTCAGGGCGACAGCGACGCGCTGATCGTGCGCGGGCTGATCGCCATCCTGCATGCGCTCTATTCCGGCGTGCCGGTGGGCGAGGTCGGCGCCATCGATGCCAGTGCCGAACTGGGCAGGCTGGGTCTGGACGAGCATCTTTCGGCGCAGCGCTCGAACGGGTTGCGGGCCATGGTCGAGCGCATTCGGCTGCTGGCGGCGGCGGCCTAA
- the mnmA gene encoding tRNA 2-thiouridine(34) synthase MnmA: MTAPSSTLRPEAPDMTVNSLGFAKPPAQTRVVVAMSGGVDSSVVAAMLAAQGYDVIGVTLQLYDHGAALAKKGACCAGQDIHDARRVAERIGFPHYVLDYENKFRESVIEEFADAYLAGATPVPCIRCNERVKFRDLLQTARELDADCMATGHYIRRFDGPTGAELHMAADPNRDQSYFLFSTTQEQLDFLRFPLGGLASKAETRALAAEYGLAVADKPDSQDICFVPNGDYAGVIEKLRPGAADPGEIVDMDGNVLGTHRGVIHYTIGQRRGLGIGGLGDPLYVVRLEPETRRVVVGPKQALATRIVPVTEVNWLGDEPFAGEIAITARIRSTRPPRPAILRVTGASRAEIELLAPEEGVSPGQACVFYATEGTRVLGGGWISHRRGG, from the coding sequence ATGACAGCGCCAAGCTCGACTCTGCGCCCCGAGGCGCCGGACATGACCGTGAATTCGCTGGGCTTCGCCAAGCCTCCGGCCCAGACGCGCGTGGTCGTCGCCATGTCGGGCGGCGTCGACAGCTCGGTGGTGGCGGCGATGCTGGCGGCGCAGGGCTATGACGTGATCGGGGTCACCTTGCAGCTTTACGATCACGGCGCCGCCCTGGCCAAGAAAGGCGCCTGCTGCGCCGGACAGGACATCCACGACGCCCGCCGCGTGGCCGAGCGTATCGGTTTTCCGCATTATGTGCTGGATTACGAAAACAAGTTCCGCGAATCGGTGATCGAGGAATTCGCCGACGCCTATCTGGCCGGCGCGACTCCGGTGCCCTGCATCCGCTGCAACGAGCGGGTCAAGTTCCGCGACCTGCTGCAGACCGCGCGCGAACTCGACGCCGATTGCATGGCGACGGGGCATTATATCCGCCGCTTCGATGGGCCGACCGGGGCCGAATTGCACATGGCGGCCGATCCGAACCGCGACCAGAGCTATTTCCTGTTCTCGACCACGCAGGAACAGCTGGACTTTCTGCGCTTTCCGCTGGGCGGCCTCGCCAGCAAGGCCGAAACCCGAGCCTTAGCGGCCGAATACGGGCTGGCGGTCGCCGACAAGCCGGACAGCCAGGACATCTGCTTCGTGCCGAACGGCGATTATGCCGGGGTGATCGAGAAACTGCGTCCCGGCGCCGCCGATCCGGGCGAGATCGTGGACATGGACGGCAATGTGCTGGGGACGCATCGCGGCGTGATCCATTACACCATCGGCCAGCGCCGCGGCCTCGGCATCGGCGGCCTGGGCGATCCGCTGTACGTGGTGCGGCTGGAGCCCGAGACCCGGCGCGTGGTCGTCGGCCCCAAGCAGGCGCTGGCGACCAGGATCGTACCGGTGACCGAGGTGAACTGGCTGGGCGACGAACCCTTCGCAGGCGAGATCGCCATCACCGCCCGCATCCGCTCGACCCGACCGCCGCGGCCGGCGATCCTGCGCGTGACCGGCGCGAGCCGTGCCGAGATCGAGCTTCTGGCTCCGGAAGAGGGCGTCAGCCCCGGCCAGGCCTGCGTCTTTTATGCGACCGAGGGCACCCGGGTTCTGGGCGGCGGCTGGATCTCGCACCGCCGCGGGGGTTAG
- the sciP gene encoding CtrA inhibitor SciP, whose translation MFLRKSPGPRTAILPDGSILTLADLPPPQTRWVASRKAAVVGAVQHGLLTREEAIRRYGLTGEEFDGWVSAFRRHGRNALKVTQLQKFRQPQVE comes from the coding sequence ATGTTTTTGAGAAAAAGCCCCGGACCGCGGACCGCGATCCTGCCCGACGGCAGCATCCTGACGCTGGCCGACCTGCCGCCGCCGCAGACCCGCTGGGTGGCGTCCCGCAAGGCCGCGGTGGTCGGGGCCGTGCAGCACGGGTTGCTGACCCGCGAGGAGGCGATTCGCCGCTATGGTCTGACCGGCGAGGAGTTCGACGGCTGGGTCTCGGCCTTTCGGCGCCACGGGCGCAATGCGCTGAAGGTCACGCAGCTGCAAAAATTCAGGCAACCGCAAGTTGAATAA
- the rpmA gene encoding 50S ribosomal protein L27 produces MAHKKAGGSSRNGRDSAGRRLGVKLYGGQQAVAGNIIVRQRGTTWWAGANVGMGRDHTLFALTDGQVTFRKGLKGRTYISVLPANLEAAE; encoded by the coding sequence ATGGCACATAAGAAAGCAGGCGGTTCGTCCCGCAACGGTCGCGATTCGGCGGGTCGTCGTCTTGGCGTGAAACTGTATGGCGGCCAGCAGGCCGTCGCCGGCAACATCATCGTGCGCCAGCGCGGCACCACCTGGTGGGCCGGCGCCAATGTCGGCATGGGCCGCGACCATACCCTGTTCGCGCTGACCGATGGCCAGGTGACCTTCCGCAAGGGCCTCAAGGGCCGCACCTATATCTCCGTGCTGCCCGCCAATCTCGAGGCTGCCGAGTAA
- a CDS encoding CsbD family protein: MNWDIIEGKWNQLKGSVKEKWGDLTDDELTQIGGKKDKLAGKLQEKYGWTKEEADDQLNSFFRDKL, encoded by the coding sequence ATGAACTGGGATATCATCGAAGGCAAGTGGAACCAGCTCAAGGGCAGCGTCAAGGAGAAATGGGGCGATCTGACCGATGACGAGCTGACCCAGATCGGCGGCAAGAAGGACAAGCTGGCCGGCAAGCTGCAAGAGAAATACGGCTGGACCAAGGAAGAGGCCGACGACCAGTTGAACAGCTTCTTCCGCGACAAGCTCTGA
- a CDS encoding GNAT family N-acetyltransferase translates to MNELIASDTRQIEIATERFVLRPLRASDAGLIAHYTADRRVAEGTRSIPHPLPPGAAEAYVRRAMAADREEDVWAIDGSMNKLAELLGVVSLTRIDKEQSELGFWVGAGFWNTGFATEAVSALVEANPHGSRTLFAEAFQDNPGSARVLTNGGFEYLGDAESWSVARAARVPTWTYLRKMG, encoded by the coding sequence ATGAACGAGTTGATCGCCTCGGACACGCGGCAGATCGAGATCGCGACAGAGCGTTTCGTGCTGCGCCCGCTGCGGGCCTCGGACGCCGGGCTGATCGCGCATTATACCGCCGACCGCCGCGTGGCCGAGGGAACCCGCTCGATCCCGCATCCCTTGCCGCCGGGCGCGGCCGAAGCCTATGTGCGCCGCGCCATGGCTGCCGACCGCGAAGAGGATGTCTGGGCCATTGACGGCTCGATGAACAAGCTGGCGGAACTGCTGGGCGTTGTCTCGCTGACCCGCATCGACAAGGAACAGTCCGAACTGGGCTTCTGGGTTGGTGCCGGCTTCTGGAACACCGGCTTCGCGACCGAAGCGGTTTCGGCTTTGGTCGAGGCCAATCCCCATGGCTCGCGCACGCTCTTTGCCGAGGCCTTCCAGGACAATCCTGGCTCGGCGAGGGTGCTGACCAATGGCGGCTTCGAATATTTGGGCGACGCGGAAAGCTGGTCGGTGGCCCGTGCCGCCCGGGTGCCGACCTGGACCTATCTGCGCAAGATGGGCTGA
- a CDS encoding HK97 family phage prohead protease → MEQRAIWPASGLEVRQQGKAPVIRGLFPYGALATMADRGKVRKERIMPGAFSYTLDDPDREVSFLLGHSFDRPLASRRNGSLVLRDTEDALTCEVTIEPDLLDVSHVRDALAMLAAGLIKGISPGFRVAAQGGGARQRAAGPGARQSGRVHPHASATAALRGLFGFETCLRGEPSGVASDAIRAPGAHARGRIPSMLTAISQARGDMPAGPDPVSVALEAAVKNDRAVAMIRASWILAERWTGHNYWPVLGATARAQVDVAGDVAWPREPFSSALIVERWEAEGWGEVDGGYVPEFGLLVGLAPGRYRIRQTVPVAPEDPPEHVLESVRALALYQLIHSAARREFRTMGTGESSLTREALDGLFRASGAGILLAGEARW, encoded by the coding sequence ATGGAACAGCGCGCAATCTGGCCCGCATCGGGCCTTGAGGTGCGCCAGCAAGGGAAGGCTCCGGTTATCCGGGGCCTGTTCCCCTATGGGGCGCTTGCCACGATGGCCGACCGGGGCAAGGTCCGAAAGGAACGCATCATGCCGGGCGCGTTCAGCTATACGCTGGACGATCCCGACCGGGAGGTGTCCTTCCTGCTGGGCCATTCCTTCGACCGGCCGCTTGCCTCGCGCCGGAACGGCAGCCTCGTGCTGCGCGACACGGAGGATGCGCTCACCTGCGAGGTGACGATTGAACCCGACCTGCTGGACGTGTCGCATGTGCGGGACGCGCTGGCGATGCTGGCGGCCGGGTTGATCAAGGGTATCAGTCCCGGCTTCCGCGTGGCCGCCCAAGGAGGTGGTGCCCGACAACGAGCGGCTGGACCCGGAGCCCGGCAATCCGGGCGTGTTCATCCGCACGCTTCTGCAACTGCTGCTTTACGAGGTCTCTTTGGTTTCGAGACCTGCCTACGAGGCGAGCCAAGCGGAGTTGCGAGCGATGCAATCCGCGCACCCGGTGCGCACGCAAGGGGGAGGATACCTTCCATGCTTACAGCTATCTCACAGGCTCGCGGCGACATGCCGGCCGGCCCCGATCCGGTATCGGTGGCGCTTGAGGCGGCCGTGAAGAACGACCGCGCCGTTGCCATGATCAGGGCCTCTTGGATTCTGGCGGAACGCTGGACGGGCCACAACTATTGGCCGGTGCTGGGGGCGACCGCCCGGGCGCAGGTGGACGTTGCCGGGGACGTGGCATGGCCGCGCGAGCCCTTCTCCTCGGCGCTGATCGTGGAACGCTGGGAGGCCGAGGGCTGGGGGGAGGTGGATGGGGGCTATGTCCCGGAGTTCGGATTGCTCGTAGGGCTGGCGCCGGGCCGCTACCGCATCCGGCAGACGGTGCCGGTAGCGCCGGAAGACCCGCCCGAGCATGTGCTTGAATCGGTGCGCGCGCTGGCGCTCTACCAGTTGATCCACAGCGCCGCGCGGCGGGAGTTCCGCACCATGGGCACCGGCGAGTCCAGCCTGACCCGGGAAGCTCTGGACGGGCTGTTCCGGGCCTCGGGCGCTGGCATCCTCTTAGCAGGGGAGGCGCGCTGGTGA
- the ctrA gene encoding response regulator transcription factor CtrA — MRILLVEDDPTTARSIELMLTHASYNVYRTDMGEEGIDLAKLYDYDLILLDLDLPDMHGMEVLRQIRMSRIDTPILILTGSDDTESKLRGFGFGADDYMTKPFNRDELVARIQAIIRRSKGHSQSVIRTGDMVVNLDARSVEAGGRPVNLTGKEYQILELLSLRKGTTLTKEMFLNHLYGGMDEPELKIIDVFVCKLRKKLAAALGGESHIETVWGRGYVLRDPVAEAQNPERLALRA, encoded by the coding sequence ATGCGAATCCTTTTGGTCGAGGATGATCCGACCACGGCGCGCAGCATCGAACTGATGCTGACCCACGCGAGCTACAACGTCTATCGCACCGACATGGGAGAGGAGGGGATCGACCTCGCCAAGCTCTACGACTACGACCTCATCCTGCTGGACCTGGACCTGCCCGACATGCACGGGATGGAGGTGCTGCGGCAGATCCGCATGTCGCGGATCGACACGCCGATCCTGATCCTGACCGGCTCGGACGACACCGAAAGCAAGCTGCGCGGCTTCGGATTCGGTGCCGACGACTACATGACCAAGCCCTTCAACCGGGACGAGCTGGTGGCCCGCATCCAGGCCATCATCCGCCGCAGCAAGGGGCACAGCCAGTCGGTGATCCGCACCGGCGATATGGTGGTGAACCTGGACGCGCGCTCGGTCGAGGCGGGGGGGCGGCCGGTGAACCTGACCGGCAAGGAATACCAGATCCTGGAGCTGCTCAGCCTGCGCAAGGGCACCACGCTGACCAAGGAGATGTTCCTGAACCATCTCTATGGCGGCATGGATGAGCCCGAGCTGAAGATCATCGACGTCTTCGTCTGCAAGCTGCGCAAGAAGCTTGCCGCGGCCCTGGGCGGCGAAAGCCATATCGAAACGGTGTGGGGCAGGGGCTATGTCCTGCGCGACCCGGTGGCCGAGGCCCAGAACCCCGAACGGCTGGCACTGCGCGCCTGA